A section of the Schistosoma haematobium chromosome ZW, whole genome shotgun sequence genome encodes:
- a CDS encoding hypothetical protein (EggNog:ENOG410K795~COG:S) translates to MPVCINYEAVNGLDIQSRVNMKGVSTRNYKANNEACCSDAMVQRWSIALSVHDYTVQYRSAKQIQHDEYISGQSCWWSEINSDTCRIANNCEKYHKSRNQRSKLSPWTASSEAWRKIHPDYCGPFLGQYYALVIIDSVSEWPEVYHNFNKF, encoded by the exons ATGCCTGTGTGTATTAACTACGAGGCAGTGAATGGGCTTGATATTCaatctcgtgtaaatatgaagggtgtttcaacaaggaattacaaagcaaacaACGAAG CATGTTGCTCGGATGCTATGGTTcaacgatggagtattgctttgagtgtcCATGACTACACGGTTCAGTacagaagtgccaaacaaaTTCAACACGATGAATACATTTCTGGACAATCATGTTGGTGGTCAGAGATAAATTCAGATACATGTCGTATAGCAAACAATTGTGAAAAATATCATAAGTCCAGAAATCAGCGTTCGAAATTAAGTCCATGGACAGCATCATCTGAGGCCTGGCGGAAAATTCACCCAGACTATTGTGGTCCATTTCTCGGCCAATACTATGCACTCGTAATCATTGATTCTGTTTCTGAGTGGCCTGAAGTTTATCACAACTTCAACAAATTCTGA